Proteins encoded within one genomic window of Amycolatopsis nigrescens CSC17Ta-90:
- a CDS encoding vWA domain-containing protein, which translates to MTSLPEGYSYGPWHEGPDPLAPPADLRDALDEIGKDVLGGSSPRSALEELLRRGTRNTAGLDELTRRVWQRRAEIQRQHRLDGTLQEVRQLLDEALEAERAALFPDPSDDARFSEAMLDALPAGTAASVRELAEYEWRSEQGRENYQKIQELLGQELLDARFEGMKDALRNAGPEDVERINQMLADLNALLNAHAQGFSDIDERFAEFMRRHGEYFPENPRTVDELIDVLAARAAAAQRMLNSMSPEQRAELAELSQQAFGDPRLAQQLSTLDEQLRGLRPGEDWSSSGRFRGDDPLGLGAGARAMSDLAELDALAEQLAQSYPGARLEDIDLESLERQLGADAGVDAKRLAELDRELRAQGLFERAPDGSLRLSPKALRRLGETALADVINSLRGKTGQRATESAGSAGEPTGATRPWLFGDTQPWEVSRTVRNAVLRTASGGSGGRVRLDVSDVEVVETEHRSRAAVALCVDTSWSMVQEGRWLPMKRTALALHQLISTRFRNDALQLITFGRHAMPVELDELVGLEGTWEQGTNAHHALLLAGRHLRRHPDAQPVVLLVTDGEPTAHLESDGSAEFSYPPQPRTIQRTLAEVDRLAKLGAAVTVFRLGDEERLTAFVDLIARRSGGRVVAPDLDGLGAAVVGDYLRRRK; encoded by the coding sequence GTGACCTCGTTACCGGAGGGATACTCCTACGGCCCGTGGCACGAGGGGCCGGATCCGCTGGCGCCGCCGGCCGACCTGCGGGACGCGCTGGACGAGATCGGCAAGGACGTGCTGGGCGGCTCGTCCCCGCGTTCGGCACTGGAGGAGCTGCTTCGCCGGGGTACCCGCAACACCGCCGGCCTGGACGAGCTGACCAGGCGGGTCTGGCAGCGGCGCGCGGAGATCCAGCGGCAGCACCGGCTGGATGGCACGCTGCAGGAGGTCCGGCAGCTGCTCGACGAAGCGCTGGAAGCCGAGCGGGCGGCCCTGTTCCCGGATCCGTCGGACGACGCGCGGTTCTCCGAAGCCATGCTGGACGCGCTGCCGGCAGGTACGGCGGCTTCGGTACGCGAGCTGGCCGAGTACGAGTGGCGTTCGGAACAGGGCAGAGAGAACTACCAGAAGATCCAGGAGCTGCTGGGGCAGGAGCTGCTCGACGCCCGGTTCGAAGGCATGAAGGACGCGCTCCGCAACGCCGGTCCCGAGGACGTGGAGCGGATCAACCAGATGCTGGCCGATCTCAACGCGCTGCTCAACGCGCACGCGCAGGGGTTCTCCGACATCGACGAGCGCTTCGCCGAGTTCATGCGCCGGCACGGCGAGTACTTCCCGGAGAACCCGAGGACCGTGGACGAGCTGATCGATGTGCTCGCGGCCAGGGCGGCTGCCGCGCAGCGGATGCTCAACTCGATGTCGCCGGAGCAGCGCGCCGAGCTGGCCGAACTGTCCCAGCAGGCGTTCGGCGACCCGAGGCTGGCCCAGCAGCTGTCTACTTTGGACGAACAGCTGCGCGGGCTGCGGCCTGGCGAGGACTGGTCCTCGTCGGGGAGGTTCCGCGGCGACGATCCGCTCGGCCTCGGCGCCGGCGCGCGGGCGATGTCCGACCTGGCCGAGCTGGACGCACTCGCCGAGCAGTTGGCCCAGTCCTACCCTGGTGCCCGGCTGGAGGACATCGACCTGGAGTCGCTGGAACGGCAGCTCGGCGCGGACGCCGGGGTGGACGCCAAGCGGCTGGCCGAGCTGGACCGCGAGTTGCGCGCGCAGGGGCTGTTCGAGCGGGCGCCGGACGGCTCGTTGCGGTTGTCCCCCAAGGCTTTGCGTCGGCTCGGCGAGACCGCGCTGGCGGACGTGATCAACTCGCTGCGCGGCAAGACCGGGCAGCGGGCCACCGAGTCGGCCGGCTCGGCGGGTGAGCCGACCGGCGCGACCAGGCCGTGGCTGTTCGGGGACACCCAGCCGTGGGAGGTGTCCAGGACCGTGCGCAACGCCGTGCTGCGCACCGCTTCCGGCGGATCCGGCGGCAGGGTGCGGCTGGACGTGTCCGATGTGGAGGTTGTGGAGACCGAGCACCGGTCCCGGGCCGCGGTGGCGCTGTGCGTGGACACCTCCTGGTCGATGGTGCAGGAGGGCAGGTGGCTGCCGATGAAGCGCACCGCGCTCGCCCTGCATCAGCTCATCTCGACCAGGTTCCGGAACGACGCCCTGCAGCTGATCACCTTCGGCAGGCACGCGATGCCGGTGGAGCTGGACGAACTGGTCGGCCTGGAGGGCACCTGGGAACAGGGCACCAACGCGCACCACGCGCTGCTGCTGGCGGGACGGCACCTGCGGCGGCATCCGGACGCGCAGCCGGTGGTGCTGCTGGTGACCGACGGCGAGCCCACCGCGCATCTGGAGTCGGACGGCTCGGCGGAGTTCAGCTACCCGCCGCAGCCGAGGACCATCCAGCGGACGTTGGCCGAGGTGGACCGGCTGGCCAAGCTCGGCGCGGCGGTCACCGTGTTCCGGCTCGGCGACGAGGAGCGGTTGACCGCCTTCGTCGACCTCATCGCCCGCCGGTCCGGCGGCCGGGTGGTCGCCCCGGATCTGGACGGGCTCGGCGCCGCCGTGGTCGGCGACTACCTGCGCCGCCGCAAGTAG
- a CDS encoding winged helix-turn-helix domain-containing protein gives MKDVLYLETLDQAEALLKPMRVDVLRRLAEPRTCTELSGVLGHSPQKIYYHVRKLADAGLVDQVSSRQVRGITEGIYQASARAYWLSPRLIGTLAPRQPTGELGFGYLLNLVEQVQTELADLGADAVDLPSLAVSGEVQLSAADRAAFLTELRGTLEELFTRYGGPVDGDRDPFRIAIAVYPRPDERG, from the coding sequence ATGAAAGATGTGTTGTACCTGGAGACGCTGGACCAGGCCGAGGCGCTGCTCAAGCCGATGCGCGTGGACGTGCTGCGCCGGCTCGCCGAGCCGCGCACCTGCACCGAGCTCAGCGGCGTACTGGGGCACAGCCCGCAGAAGATCTACTACCACGTCCGGAAGCTGGCCGACGCCGGACTGGTCGACCAGGTCAGCTCCCGGCAGGTCCGCGGCATCACCGAGGGCATCTACCAGGCCAGCGCCCGCGCCTACTGGCTGTCGCCGCGCCTGATCGGCACCCTCGCGCCGCGGCAGCCCACCGGCGAACTCGGCTTCGGGTACCTGCTGAACCTGGTCGAGCAGGTACAGACCGAACTCGCCGACCTCGGCGCCGACGCGGTGGACCTGCCGTCGCTGGCCGTCTCCGGCGAGGTGCAGCTCTCCGCCGCCGACCGGGCCGCCTTCCTCACCGAACTTCGCGGCACCCTCGAGGAGCTGTTCACCCGCTACGGCGGCCCGGTGGACGGCGACCGCGACCCGTTCCGCATCGCGATCGCCGTCTACCCCCGCCCCGACGAGCGCGGCTGA
- a CDS encoding P-loop NTPase fold protein: protein MSSPAPAPTVREIDPERLLLLPSGDGVLRPYLPRDVDAELDRSLSTPGAVVMIGSEHFAGARRSAYEALLRNRPDAVLQFNLSDLPGVSASTEETVLWLDYHGAGRGALQADLELMKQWRGGPHLLLALTNDENLRDLVDRQSLADLNPHLVWVRRELTTHEQAELADRGLEAQTVEQFFNAVDGRDPAEFAPSGGHSAGYRADTDTGNDRLGLAADVRMLADLVASRQIRPPLSIGIFGNWGSGKSFFMRQMNERVEQLVKAAAEAEQDTERRGPSVSAYCASVHQITFNAWHYTEANLWASLATQLFDHLAAGSSEDDLERRARKLAEQRTEQDSLQQRLSSVRVERTMLTAQLNRPSTGKPGDQAKIAAAVLRTVVEQGWLTDRQDPAAADAEEFVAEVTGLRAEARNAWRLLKDDLPAKIMAGVGLLATVTLFVVSRTPLWPLVLAALTLLGPLGRVAYKVRESVAAIRGVLEGKEAQRREPIESRLTELAVEQEKLERAVAELTPMDDLATFAASRGATQDYQQHLGVVSLIRRDLETFAAMLDADRKATKGERGPERIVLYIDDLDRCPPDVVIKVLEAVHLLLALPVFTIVVGVDARWLLRAIREHYSTMLDGGPGSPDGALQYLEKIFQIPFMLSPMNETGFAQLIADLGRAEDTDEAPVPPGGRSITETLASKPPPAPAATTSAPTTAEPAQPAAKPRPTVDLRPRQLAITQHELDFLAGLASLVPSPRAAKRLVNLYRLSRARLSSAELNAFLAGNAPEAAYRAVLVLLAVLVGPSGEASTLFQAIDDAPAEANWPGLLDRLSADGSALAGELAGLPALREMPYSLDTYRNWLPLVARFSFTVR, encoded by the coding sequence ATGAGCAGCCCGGCCCCCGCGCCTACGGTCAGGGAAATCGACCCGGAACGCCTGTTGCTGCTGCCCAGTGGCGACGGTGTGTTGCGGCCGTACCTTCCCCGTGACGTCGACGCCGAGCTGGACCGGTCGCTGAGCACTCCCGGCGCGGTGGTGATGATCGGGTCGGAACACTTCGCCGGTGCACGGCGCAGCGCCTACGAAGCCCTGCTGAGGAACCGCCCGGACGCGGTCCTCCAGTTCAACCTGAGCGACCTGCCGGGGGTGTCCGCCTCCACCGAGGAAACGGTGCTGTGGCTCGACTACCACGGTGCCGGCCGCGGCGCGCTCCAGGCGGACCTCGAGCTGATGAAGCAATGGCGCGGCGGCCCGCATCTGCTGCTCGCGCTCACCAACGACGAGAACCTCCGCGACCTGGTGGACCGGCAAAGCCTGGCCGACCTGAATCCGCACCTGGTCTGGGTTCGCCGTGAACTCACCACTCACGAGCAGGCCGAGCTGGCGGATCGCGGTCTCGAAGCGCAGACGGTCGAGCAGTTCTTCAACGCCGTGGACGGCCGCGACCCCGCCGAGTTCGCCCCGTCCGGCGGCCACTCCGCCGGCTACCGGGCGGACACCGACACCGGGAACGACCGGCTTGGCCTCGCGGCGGACGTGCGCATGCTCGCCGATCTCGTCGCGTCCCGGCAGATCCGGCCGCCGCTGTCCATCGGCATCTTCGGCAACTGGGGCTCCGGGAAGAGCTTCTTCATGCGGCAGATGAACGAGCGCGTGGAGCAACTGGTCAAAGCGGCGGCCGAAGCCGAGCAGGACACCGAGCGGCGGGGACCCTCGGTGTCCGCCTACTGCGCCTCGGTCCACCAGATCACGTTCAACGCCTGGCACTACACCGAGGCCAACCTCTGGGCCAGTCTGGCCACCCAGCTGTTCGACCACCTGGCCGCCGGCAGCTCGGAGGACGACCTCGAGCGACGCGCGAGGAAGCTGGCCGAGCAGCGCACCGAGCAGGACTCACTGCAGCAACGGCTCAGCTCGGTCCGGGTGGAGCGGACGATGCTGACCGCGCAGCTGAACCGGCCGTCGACCGGGAAACCCGGCGACCAGGCCAAAATCGCCGCCGCGGTGCTGCGCACGGTGGTCGAACAGGGCTGGCTGACCGACCGGCAGGATCCGGCCGCCGCCGACGCCGAGGAGTTCGTCGCCGAGGTCACCGGGCTGCGCGCGGAGGCAAGGAACGCCTGGCGGCTGCTGAAGGACGACCTGCCCGCGAAGATCATGGCCGGTGTCGGACTGCTGGCGACCGTAACCCTCTTCGTGGTCTCACGGACACCGCTCTGGCCTTTGGTGCTGGCCGCGCTGACCCTGCTCGGCCCGCTGGGCAGGGTGGCGTACAAGGTGCGGGAGTCGGTGGCAGCGATCCGCGGTGTGCTCGAAGGCAAGGAGGCCCAGCGGCGCGAACCCATCGAGTCCAGGCTGACCGAACTCGCGGTGGAGCAGGAAAAACTGGAACGGGCGGTCGCCGAGCTCACCCCGATGGACGACCTGGCCACCTTCGCCGCGTCGCGCGGCGCTACCCAGGACTACCAGCAGCACCTCGGCGTGGTGTCGCTGATCCGCCGCGACCTGGAGACGTTCGCGGCGATGCTGGACGCGGACCGGAAAGCCACCAAGGGCGAGCGCGGCCCGGAACGGATCGTGCTCTACATCGATGATCTGGACCGGTGCCCGCCGGACGTGGTGATCAAGGTGCTGGAGGCCGTGCACCTGCTGCTCGCGCTGCCGGTGTTCACCATCGTGGTCGGGGTCGACGCCAGATGGCTGCTCCGGGCCATCCGCGAGCACTACTCGACCATGCTCGACGGCGGCCCCGGCTCCCCCGATGGTGCTCTGCAGTATCTCGAAAAGATCTTCCAGATCCCGTTCATGCTGTCCCCGATGAACGAGACGGGCTTCGCCCAGCTGATCGCCGATCTCGGGCGGGCCGAGGACACCGACGAAGCTCCGGTACCACCGGGCGGACGGTCGATCACCGAGACTCTCGCGTCGAAACCCCCGCCCGCACCGGCGGCCACCACCTCGGCGCCCACCACCGCTGAGCCCGCCCAGCCGGCCGCCAAGCCCCGGCCGACGGTGGACCTGCGGCCAAGGCAACTCGCCATCACCCAGCACGAGCTGGACTTCCTGGCCGGCCTTGCCTCCCTGGTCCCCTCGCCCCGCGCGGCCAAGCGGCTGGTCAACCTGTACCGGCTGTCGCGGGCCAGGCTTTCCAGCGCGGAGCTGAACGCGTTCCTGGCCGGGAACGCACCGGAGGCGGCCTACCGTGCCGTGCTCGTGCTGCTCGCGGTGCTGGTCGGCCCGTCCGGGGAGGCTTCGACGTTGTTCCAGGCCATCGACGACGCACCAGCGGAAGCGAACTGGCCCGGGCTGCTGGACCGCCTGTCCGCGGACGGCAGCGCGCTCGCCGGCGAACTCGCCGGACTGCCCGCGCTGCGGGAAATGCCCTATTCGCTGGACACCTACCGCAACTGGCTTCCGCTCGTCGCGCGCTTCTCCTTCACCGTGCGGTAA
- a CDS encoding TetR/AcrR family transcriptional regulator, whose product MGHREDLLAAARRLLEEKGYAHITARDLVKASDTNLHSIGYHFGSKAGLLNTAIGEAFEEWLEYLAEIAMADPTASPIERGHLTWTTTLRTLSVRRDLLLSYMEALAQAERSVPLREQFAEQYRRCRAKVATLVAQSLGDGSSSEDPRCRAVASFVIAVCDGLSVQWLLDPDGAPTPEELSEGLAAMWAASFPVTVPEGT is encoded by the coding sequence GTGGGTCACCGGGAAGATCTCCTCGCCGCGGCACGACGGCTGCTGGAGGAAAAGGGCTACGCGCACATCACCGCGCGCGATCTGGTCAAGGCGTCCGATACCAACCTGCACTCGATCGGCTACCACTTCGGCTCCAAGGCCGGCCTGCTGAACACCGCGATCGGCGAGGCTTTCGAAGAATGGCTCGAATACCTGGCCGAGATCGCGATGGCCGACCCGACCGCGTCACCGATCGAGCGCGGCCACCTCACCTGGACCACCACGCTGAGAACGTTGTCCGTCCGGCGCGACCTGCTGCTGTCCTATATGGAGGCGCTGGCGCAGGCCGAGCGCTCGGTGCCGCTGCGGGAGCAGTTCGCCGAGCAGTACCGCAGGTGCCGGGCGAAGGTCGCGACACTGGTCGCGCAGTCGCTCGGGGACGGCTCGTCGTCGGAGGACCCGCGGTGCCGTGCGGTGGCGAGCTTCGTGATCGCGGTCTGCGACGGCCTGTCCGTGCAGTGGCTGCTCGACCCCGACGGCGCGCCGACCCCGGAGGAGCTCAGCGAGGGACTCGCCGCGATGTGGGCGGCGTCGTTTCCGGTGACCGTGCCGGAAGGGACTTGA
- a CDS encoding MerR family transcriptional regulator, which yields MNSSGYSVGAVAGLAGITVRTLHHYDEIGLLSPSERTAAGYRCYTESDLDRLRHILCYRELGFSLDAIAAIVHDPGADALAHLKKQRAMLVERIERLQRMVVSVDHVTEAKELGMSLTPEEKLEVFGGYTEPAGYAEWAARQWGDTPEWQAGQEITKSFGKREWAEAERVREEWSGQLLSIMDSGARPDSVEAMDLLERHRLLLGQFMGECRYEMHLNLTALYVTEPGQLGFLVREPDQRPGMAEFIRDAAKANAERAGS from the coding sequence GTGAACTCTTCGGGCTATTCGGTGGGTGCGGTCGCGGGACTGGCCGGGATCACCGTGCGCACGCTGCACCACTACGACGAGATCGGGCTGCTCTCGCCGAGCGAGCGCACGGCGGCGGGATACCGGTGCTACACGGAGTCCGATTTGGACCGGCTGCGGCACATCCTGTGCTACCGGGAGCTCGGGTTCTCCCTCGACGCGATCGCGGCCATTGTGCACGATCCGGGAGCGGATGCGCTGGCACACCTGAAGAAACAGCGCGCGATGCTGGTGGAGCGGATCGAACGACTGCAGCGGATGGTCGTGTCCGTCGATCACGTGACGGAGGCGAAGGAGCTGGGCATGTCCTTGACACCCGAGGAGAAACTGGAAGTCTTCGGTGGCTACACCGAGCCGGCGGGCTATGCGGAATGGGCCGCGCGGCAGTGGGGTGACACCCCGGAATGGCAGGCGGGGCAAGAGATCACGAAATCGTTCGGCAAGCGGGAATGGGCCGAGGCGGAGCGGGTCCGGGAGGAATGGTCCGGTCAGCTTTTGTCCATTATGGACTCCGGTGCTCGGCCGGATAGCGTCGAGGCGATGGACCTGCTGGAGCGGCATCGGTTGCTGCTGGGGCAGTTCATGGGGGAGTGCCGCTACGAGATGCACCTGAACCTGACCGCGCTGTACGTCACCGAGCCTGGCCAGCTGGGTTTCCTGGTCCGGGAACCCGACCAGCGTCCCGGAATGGCGGAGTTCATCAGGGACGCGGCGAAGGCCAACGCGGAACGAGCCGGTAGCTGA
- a CDS encoding cytochrome P450, translating into MTVRAPHSRTGRPTTARPPGPRLPVVVQSLLFGLYRHRLMPLLQRRYGSVFQLRIYPERTVVSISELDQIKAVFSGPSTTFHAGEGNIILKPLMGDHSVLLTDEDVHLRARKLLMPAFHGAALRGYRDMITELATEEVQRWTPGVPFRSHDRMHALTLEIILRVVFGVSDGSRLDELRGRLAEVVDINPIDILGWHAPRLQRFDPWRRNLRNQRRVDELIYAEIAERRRAPDLEARGDVLSRLLTVPGEDDQLTDAELRDQLITLLLAGHETTATALAWAFHELARNPAVLATATEAADGEDEKYLEATAKESLRLHPVITEVARKLTEDIELGGYTIPAGTTVLPSIMLVQGDPAHHPDPASFRPERFLDGGPDTGTWLPFGGGVRRCLGAGFSLLEATIVLQVVLSRFHLSPDSARPEPARNRNITMVPGRGAKILVTRRNHS; encoded by the coding sequence ATGACCGTCCGAGCTCCCCACTCCCGCACCGGTCGCCCGACCACCGCCCGGCCGCCGGGCCCGCGCCTGCCGGTCGTCGTGCAGAGCCTGCTCTTCGGCCTCTACCGCCACCGGCTGATGCCCCTGCTGCAACGCCGGTACGGCTCGGTCTTCCAGCTCCGCATCTACCCGGAGCGCACGGTCGTGTCGATCTCCGAGCTGGACCAGATCAAGGCCGTGTTCAGCGGGCCGTCGACCACCTTCCACGCCGGCGAGGGCAACATCATCCTCAAGCCGCTGATGGGCGACCACTCGGTGCTGCTCACCGACGAGGACGTGCACCTGCGCGCCCGCAAGCTGCTGATGCCCGCCTTCCACGGCGCGGCGCTGCGCGGCTACCGGGACATGATCACCGAGCTCGCCACCGAGGAGGTGCAGCGGTGGACGCCGGGCGTCCCGTTCCGCTCGCACGACCGGATGCACGCACTCACCCTGGAGATCATCCTGCGGGTGGTCTTCGGCGTGTCCGACGGCAGCAGGCTGGACGAACTGCGCGGGCGGCTGGCCGAGGTGGTGGACATCAACCCGATCGACATCCTCGGCTGGCACGCCCCGAGGCTGCAGCGGTTCGACCCGTGGCGCCGCAACCTGCGCAACCAGCGCCGGGTGGACGAGCTGATCTACGCCGAGATCGCCGAACGGCGGCGGGCGCCGGACCTGGAGGCACGCGGCGACGTGCTCTCCCGGCTGCTCACCGTCCCCGGCGAGGACGACCAGCTCACCGACGCCGAACTGCGCGACCAGCTGATCACCCTGCTGCTGGCCGGGCACGAGACCACCGCGACCGCACTGGCGTGGGCGTTCCACGAGCTGGCCAGGAACCCGGCCGTCCTCGCCACCGCGACCGAAGCTGCGGACGGCGAAGACGAGAAGTACCTGGAAGCGACCGCCAAGGAGTCGCTGCGGCTGCATCCGGTGATCACCGAGGTGGCCAGGAAGCTGACCGAGGACATCGAACTCGGCGGCTACACCATTCCGGCGGGCACCACGGTGCTGCCGTCGATCATGCTGGTGCAGGGCGATCCGGCGCATCACCCGGACCCGGCCTCGTTCCGGCCAGAGCGCTTCCTCGACGGCGGGCCCGACACCGGCACCTGGCTACCCTTCGGCGGCGGCGTGCGCCGCTGCCTCGGTGCGGGATTCTCCTTGCTGGAGGCCACGATCGTGCTTCAGGTCGTGCTGTCGCGGTTCCACCTGTCGCCGGACAGCGCGCGGCCAGAGCCCGCGCGCAACCGCAACATCACGATGGTTCCCGGCCGGGGCGCGAAGATCTTGGTTACCCGGCGCAACCATTCGTAA
- a CDS encoding S8 family serine peptidase: MTQADSGGTTGRYLVLLEDDSAAQGAATMARVAGLRAASTADFTDASAADLFGDSDGLLLHDLGVAVMNADSDQADALTRAAGEDGPISFVELERNVFAIETAEAAPQANPVDESVFTWGLQAVGAPDSKATGAGIRVAVLDTGFHVAHPDFAGRTVVTSSFINGEDVEDGHGHGTHCIGTSCGPRDPETKPGYGLAYQAEIYAGKVLSNAGSGTDGGILAGISWAISSGCAVISMSLGAAAQPGQPFSPTFERVASRALAQGTLIVAAAGNESERAQGRIAPVGHPANCPSIMAVGAIDSAAAIADFSCGTVDNVGAVDVVGPGVDVHSSWPMPTRYRRISGTSMATPHVAGIAALTAQQYNARAWELWARMSQHGRRLPLSSTDVGAGLVQAP, translated from the coding sequence ATGACGCAAGCCGACAGCGGAGGAACCACCGGCAGGTACCTGGTCCTGCTCGAAGACGATTCGGCCGCGCAGGGCGCGGCGACCATGGCCAGGGTCGCCGGACTGCGGGCGGCGAGCACCGCGGACTTCACCGATGCCTCGGCGGCCGATCTGTTCGGCGATTCGGACGGCCTGCTGCTGCACGATCTCGGCGTCGCCGTGATGAACGCCGACTCCGACCAGGCCGACGCACTGACCAGGGCCGCCGGCGAAGACGGCCCGATCTCCTTTGTCGAGCTGGAGCGCAACGTCTTCGCCATCGAGACGGCCGAAGCCGCCCCGCAGGCGAACCCGGTGGACGAGAGCGTGTTCACCTGGGGGCTGCAGGCGGTCGGCGCGCCGGACTCCAAGGCCACCGGCGCCGGCATCCGGGTCGCCGTGCTGGACACCGGCTTCCACGTGGCGCACCCGGACTTCGCCGGGCGCACCGTGGTGACCAGCTCGTTCATCAACGGCGAGGACGTCGAGGACGGGCACGGCCACGGCACCCACTGCATCGGCACCTCCTGCGGGCCGCGCGACCCGGAAACCAAACCCGGCTACGGGCTCGCCTACCAGGCCGAGATCTACGCCGGAAAGGTGCTCAGCAACGCCGGTTCCGGCACCGACGGCGGCATCCTGGCCGGCATCTCCTGGGCGATCAGCTCCGGCTGCGCGGTGATCTCGATGTCCCTCGGCGCGGCCGCCCAGCCCGGCCAGCCGTTCTCGCCCACCTTCGAACGAGTCGCCAGCCGGGCGCTCGCACAGGGCACGCTGATCGTGGCCGCGGCCGGAAACGAGAGCGAGCGCGCGCAGGGCCGCATCGCACCGGTCGGGCACCCGGCGAACTGCCCGTCGATCATGGCCGTCGGCGCGATCGACTCCGCCGCCGCGATCGCGGACTTCTCCTGCGGCACGGTGGACAACGTCGGCGCGGTGGACGTGGTCGGCCCCGGCGTGGACGTCCACTCGAGCTGGCCGATGCCGACCAGGTACCGGCGGATCAGCGGCACCAGCATGGCCACCCCGCACGTGGCCGGGATCGCCGCGCTCACCGCGCAGCAGTACAACGCACGGGCCTGGGAACTCTGGGCCAGAATGAGCCAGCACGGGCGCCGGCTGCCGCTGTCGTCCACCGATGTCGGCGCGGGCCTGGTGCAGGCGCCGTAG
- a CDS encoding sigma 54-interacting transcriptional regulator, with protein sequence MNSAPANLPRTAGELRAAGYTARGVKTEIHDNLLAALRAGKDPWPGIVGFSRTVLPQFERALLAGHDVVLLGERGQGKTRLLRTLTGLLDEWTPVLEGSELAEHPLGPITPASRRRAAELGDELPVSWLHRSERYTEKLATPDTSVGDLIGDVDPVKVAEGRSLGDPETIHFGLVPRAHRGIVAINELPDLAERIQVALLNVMEERDIQVRGYTLRLPLDVLMVATANPEDYTNRGRIITPLKDRFGAEIRTHYPLDVSAEVDVVRQEASLVAEVGDPLLEVLARFVRNLRTANVVDQRSGVSARFAVAAAETVAAAALRRSALTGEEPAVARPVDLDAVPAVLRGKIEFEPGEEGRETEHLVHLLRRAIAETARDRFAGLDLGPLSDAVADGHLVATGERVPGKDVLSALPELPVLHEVAQRAGVSATDSPGRIAAAVELALESLYLARRLAKDSDENSTVYGP encoded by the coding sequence GTGAACTCCGCACCAGCGAACCTTCCCCGCACGGCGGGGGAGCTGCGCGCAGCCGGCTACACCGCGCGTGGCGTGAAAACCGAGATCCACGACAACCTGCTCGCCGCACTGCGGGCCGGCAAGGACCCGTGGCCCGGCATCGTCGGGTTCTCCAGGACCGTGCTGCCGCAGTTCGAGCGCGCGCTGCTGGCCGGGCACGACGTGGTGCTGCTCGGCGAGCGCGGCCAGGGCAAGACCCGGCTGCTGCGCACCTTGACCGGGCTGCTCGACGAGTGGACGCCGGTGCTCGAAGGCTCCGAGCTGGCCGAGCACCCGCTGGGCCCGATCACCCCGGCGTCCCGCCGCCGCGCCGCCGAACTCGGTGACGAACTGCCGGTGAGCTGGCTGCACCGCAGCGAGCGCTACACCGAAAAACTGGCCACCCCGGACACTTCGGTCGGCGACCTGATCGGCGACGTCGATCCGGTGAAGGTGGCCGAGGGCCGCAGCCTCGGCGACCCGGAGACCATCCACTTCGGACTGGTCCCGCGGGCGCACCGGGGCATCGTGGCGATCAACGAACTGCCCGACCTCGCCGAGCGGATCCAGGTGGCGCTGCTCAACGTGATGGAGGAGCGCGACATCCAGGTCCGCGGGTACACCCTGCGGTTGCCGTTGGACGTGCTGATGGTGGCCACCGCGAACCCGGAGGACTACACCAACCGCGGGCGGATCATCACCCCGCTCAAGGACCGGTTCGGCGCCGAGATCCGCACGCACTACCCGCTGGACGTGTCCGCCGAGGTCGATGTGGTGCGCCAGGAGGCGAGCCTGGTCGCCGAGGTCGGCGACCCGCTGCTGGAGGTGCTGGCCAGGTTCGTGCGCAACCTGCGCACCGCGAACGTGGTGGACCAGCGGTCCGGGGTTTCCGCGCGGTTCGCCGTGGCGGCCGCGGAAACCGTTGCCGCGGCGGCACTGCGCCGCTCGGCGCTGACCGGCGAGGAGCCCGCGGTGGCGCGGCCGGTCGACCTGGACGCGGTGCCGGCCGTGCTGCGCGGCAAGATCGAGTTCGAGCCCGGCGAGGAGGGCAGGGAGACCGAGCACCTGGTGCACCTGCTGCGCCGGGCGATCGCGGAGACCGCGCGCGACCGGTTCGCTGGACTGGACCTCGGCCCGCTCAGCGACGCGGTGGCGGACGGGCATCTGGTCGCCACCGGGGAGCGGGTGCCGGGCAAGGACGTGCTGTCCGCGTTGCCGGAGCTGCCGGTGCTGCACGAGGTCGCGCAGCGGGCCGGGGTGTCCGCCACCGATTCGCCGGGCCGGATCGCGGCCGCGGTCGAGCTGGCACTGGAGTCGCTGTACCTGGCAAGGCGGCTGGCCAAGGATTCGGACGAGAACTCCACGGTGTACGGGCCGTGA